Proteins encoded by one window of Bacillus sp. DTU_2020_1000418_1_SI_GHA_SEK_038:
- the trpA gene encoding tryptophan synthase subunit alpha, which produces MNRIEKVMRTLAENNEKAFVPYIMAGDGGLNSLAERITFLEKAGATAIEIGIPFSDPVADGPVIQRAGIRALENGTTLRGVLKIISEIRPIVHIPLIFMTYMNPIMAFGIEEFIEECFRSGVDGLILPDLPIEEEDIIVPYAEKAGIEIIRLVTLTSPLARVEEISKKGHGFLYAVTVNGITGARKGFSDQLGEHLKKVKSVSCLPVLAGFGIASPSHVLEMNQYCDGVIVGSKIIELFEQGDLAGIEELINASKMANVES; this is translated from the coding sequence ATGAACCGTATTGAAAAAGTGATGCGAACTTTAGCGGAGAATAACGAGAAGGCATTTGTTCCTTATATAATGGCTGGAGATGGCGGATTGAATAGTTTGGCGGAACGGATTACTTTTTTAGAAAAAGCAGGTGCAACCGCGATTGAAATTGGGATTCCCTTTTCAGACCCTGTAGCTGATGGACCCGTAATCCAGCGGGCGGGTATTAGAGCGCTTGAAAACGGAACGACATTAAGGGGAGTATTGAAGATAATATCCGAAATACGACCCATCGTTCATATTCCTTTGATTTTTATGACTTACATGAATCCGATCATGGCTTTTGGCATTGAAGAGTTTATAGAGGAGTGCTTCCGTTCAGGCGTAGATGGGTTAATTTTACCTGACTTGCCAATAGAAGAGGAGGATATTATTGTTCCTTACGCAGAGAAGGCGGGCATTGAGATTATTAGGCTTGTTACATTGACGAGCCCGTTAGCGCGGGTAGAGGAAATATCCAAGAAGGGGCACGGATTTCTTTATGCTGTAACAGTAAATGGGATAACTGGTGCTAGAAAAGGGTTCAGTGATCAGCTAGGCGAGCATTTGAAAAAGGTAAAAAGTGTAAGTTGCCTTCCAGTTTTGGCTGGCTTTGGAATAGCCTCTCCATCACATGTCCTGGAAATGAACCAATATTGTGATGGCGTTATTGTCGGAAGCAAGATTATCGAGCTATTTGAACAGGGGGATCTGGCAGGAATTGAGGAGCTAATTAACGCATCTAAAATGGCTAATGTTGAAAGCTGA
- the trpB gene encoding tryptophan synthase subunit beta: MTTYTLPDERGHFGAYGGRYVPETLMQAVLELEIEYKKAMADPEFQSELDDLLKNYVGRETPLYFAKNLTKHLQGAKIYLKREDLNHTGAHKINNSLGQALLAARMGKRKIVAETGAGQHGVATATACALLNLECIIYMGAEDIRRQQLNVFRMELLGAKVVSVESGSATLKDAVNEALRYWVTNVEDTHYILGSVMGPHPFPMIVRDLQSVIGKETREQFLEKEGKLPEAIVACIGGGSNAMGMFYPFIKDEAVQLYGVEAAGLGLDASKHAASMTKGKPGILHGALMYLLQDEDGQIQEAHSISAGLDYPGVGPEHSYLKDSGRVNYESITDEEAMEALQLLCQLEGIIPALESSHAVAYALKLAPTMKENDGLVICLSGRGDKDVETVKARLGGTVK; encoded by the coding sequence ATGACAACATACACTTTACCTGATGAACGGGGACATTTTGGTGCATATGGAGGAAGATATGTGCCAGAGACGTTAATGCAGGCAGTTCTTGAGCTCGAAATAGAATATAAAAAAGCGATGGCAGATCCAGAATTCCAAAGTGAACTCGATGATCTCCTGAAGAATTACGTTGGACGTGAAACACCTTTATATTTTGCCAAAAACTTAACAAAGCATCTTCAAGGGGCCAAGATTTATTTAAAACGTGAGGATTTAAACCACACAGGCGCACACAAAATCAATAATTCATTAGGTCAGGCTTTGCTGGCAGCCCGAATGGGGAAAAGAAAGATTGTTGCTGAAACAGGGGCAGGACAGCATGGAGTAGCAACGGCAACAGCCTGTGCGCTTCTTAATTTAGAATGCATTATATATATGGGAGCGGAGGACATCCGCAGGCAGCAGTTGAATGTGTTTCGCATGGAGCTTTTAGGTGCGAAGGTTGTGAGTGTTGAGTCAGGCAGTGCAACTCTTAAGGATGCAGTAAACGAGGCGTTGCGCTATTGGGTAACAAACGTAGAGGATACCCATTATATTCTTGGGTCTGTAATGGGGCCGCACCCATTTCCAATGATTGTCCGAGATCTTCAAAGTGTCATTGGGAAGGAAACGAGGGAGCAATTTTTAGAAAAGGAAGGTAAGCTTCCAGAGGCCATTGTGGCTTGTATCGGCGGTGGAAGTAATGCAATGGGCATGTTTTATCCATTTATTAAGGATGAGGCAGTCCAATTGTATGGGGTGGAGGCAGCAGGGTTAGGTTTAGATGCTTCAAAGCACGCAGCTTCAATGACAAAGGGGAAGCCAGGGATCCTTCATGGCGCACTCATGTATTTGCTTCAGGATGAGGACGGACAAATTCAAGAGGCTCACTCAATTTCTGCTGGACTGGATTACCCTGGTGTCGGGCCTGAGCACAGTTATTTAAAAGATAGCGGAAGAGTAAATTACGAGTCTATCACTGATGAAGAAGCAATGGAAGCCTTACAGCTCCTTTGTCAGTTAGAAGGAATTATTCCTGCTTTGGAAAGCTCGCATGCAGTCGCCTATGCATTAAAGCTGGCTCCAACAATGAAGGAAAACGACGGATTAGTCATCTGTTTATCAGGCAGAGGGGATAAAGACGTTGAAACAGTAAAAGCAAGACTGGGAGGGACTGTGAAATGA
- a CDS encoding DinB family protein has product MNPVNHFLSHRTVTNALVEKIEKSNYEFKPTETSMSAQKLVTHIYTSYYKFIKTVKEGNGSPFLEKFEDAELSLSQLGEEFTEKTKELLASLTKEELEREIDMSKIFGMNVTGHQMVQMAIEHEIHHKGNLFVYVREMGHTDLPLYINLR; this is encoded by the coding sequence ATGAATCCTGTTAATCATTTTCTGTCACATCGTACTGTAACGAATGCCTTAGTTGAAAAAATCGAAAAATCCAATTACGAGTTTAAACCAACTGAAACATCGATGAGTGCACAAAAATTAGTGACACATATTTACACTTCTTATTATAAGTTTATTAAAACAGTTAAGGAAGGAAACGGATCTCCTTTTTTGGAAAAATTCGAGGATGCCGAATTGTCTCTTTCTCAGCTAGGTGAAGAATTCACTGAGAAAACAAAGGAACTTCTAGCTTCACTTACAAAAGAGGAGCTTGAACGTGAAATCGATATGTCGAAAATTTTCGGCATGAATGTGACGGGCCATCAAATGGTACAAATGGCCATTGAACATGAAATTCATCATAAGGGCAATCTATTCGTCTATGTTAGAGAAATGGGACATACGGATCTGCCGCTTTACATAAATTTAAGATAA
- a CDS encoding phosphoribosylanthranilate isomerase: MKVKICGIMDVETALKTVEFGADALGFVFAESKRKITPDQAKEIINEIPDGILKVGVFVNEDPDVIREIVKETGINVIQLHGDESPEYCGQFSVPVIKALSVESQEDLKQLDQYSCDYYLLDSPKGKYRGGNGVTFDWSILNGEKLNGKKVILAGGLSIDNVEQAIELTAPYMVDVSSGVETDGKKDIQKIKEFIDQAKKGQKSSVLADKL, encoded by the coding sequence ATGAAGGTAAAAATTTGTGGAATTATGGACGTTGAAACTGCGTTAAAAACGGTCGAGTTTGGGGCAGATGCTCTCGGATTTGTTTTTGCAGAGAGCAAAAGGAAGATAACTCCTGATCAGGCAAAGGAAATTATTAATGAAATTCCAGATGGGATTCTTAAAGTAGGCGTATTTGTTAATGAAGATCCAGATGTCATTCGAGAAATTGTTAAAGAGACAGGAATCAATGTTATTCAGCTTCATGGGGATGAGTCACCTGAATATTGTGGGCAATTTTCTGTACCTGTTATTAAGGCGTTGAGCGTTGAATCTCAAGAGGATTTAAAACAATTGGATCAGTATTCATGTGATTATTACCTATTGGATAGCCCAAAAGGCAAATACCGCGGGGGGAACGGAGTCACATTTGATTGGAGTATTTTAAACGGCGAAAAGTTGAACGGAAAAAAAGTCATTCTTGCTGGCGGACTATCAATTGATAATGTTGAGCAGGCCATTGAGTTAACGGCACCGTATATGGTCGATGTCAGCAGTGGAGTAGAAACGGATGGAAAAAAGGATATTCAAAAGATTAAAGAATTTATTGATCAGGCTAAGAAGGGACAGAAGTCTAGTGTATTGGCTGATAAACTTTAA
- the trpC gene encoding indole-3-glycerol phosphate synthase TrpC, with protein sequence MTTILDIILEEKEKEVLRLREEKLDTHDQPIRKKRSFLKKLQQRDSLSIIAEFKRASPSKGDINIGADPNVQAQSYIDFGADAISVLTDTPFFKGGFEDLSTVRESVDAPLLCKDFIIDEVQILKAKSSGANLILLIAAALEEQRLKELYSFAITNGLEVLMEVHNEAELLKALRTGAQIIGVNNRDLKTFSVDLAITEKLAPKIKAAGAFLISESGIKTEEDVQRVIDAGADGILVGEAFMKSDNLEGLFRTMKQPLKEVVKK encoded by the coding sequence ATGACAACGATCCTAGATATCATTTTGGAGGAAAAGGAAAAAGAGGTTCTGAGACTTAGGGAAGAAAAATTAGATACTCATGACCAGCCGATTAGAAAAAAGCGCTCCTTTCTGAAAAAGCTTCAACAAAGGGACTCACTTTCCATTATCGCAGAATTTAAGCGGGCATCACCTTCAAAAGGAGATATCAATATCGGTGCTGATCCTAATGTCCAAGCTCAATCTTATATCGATTTTGGAGCGGATGCCATTTCTGTTCTGACTGATACTCCCTTTTTTAAAGGAGGTTTTGAAGATTTATCAACTGTTAGAGAGTCTGTAGATGCCCCATTGCTCTGCAAGGATTTTATCATCGATGAAGTTCAGATTCTGAAAGCGAAATCCTCAGGGGCAAATTTGATTCTGTTAATTGCTGCAGCATTAGAAGAGCAACGTCTGAAAGAGCTATATTCTTTCGCTATAACCAATGGGCTTGAAGTACTTATGGAGGTTCATAACGAGGCCGAGCTGTTAAAGGCTTTACGTACAGGGGCTCAAATAATCGGTGTAAATAATCGTGATTTAAAAACCTTCTCAGTTGATTTAGCCATAACAGAAAAACTTGCTCCAAAAATTAAAGCCGCAGGTGCCTTCCTTATTAGTGAGAGCGGCATAAAAACAGAAGAGGATGTTCAAAGGGTAATAGATGCAGGTGCCGATGGGATCCTTGTTGGTGAGGCATTTATGAAATCAGATAATTTAGAAGGATTATTTAGAACAATGAAACAGCCTTTAAAAGAGGTGGTGAAGAAATGA
- a CDS encoding molybdopterin oxidoreductase family protein: MQRDKFFKEIENLNHPNEKLIKTHCSYCGMQCGMNLRVNTVTNKIIGVEPRYDWPVTVGKMCPKGVTAYQQTNHNDRLLKPLIRDDASLKGTKEGFREASWEEAYDLIVKNFTKLQNEYGKDSVSVFSGVSMTNEKCYLTGKFARVALGTRYIDYNGRFCMSSAAGGFLRSFGVDRGSTLPWTDIHETDCLFIAGSNTAECHPTSMFRIWNVQERGGYLIVADPRETPIARRADVHLDLRPGTDLALANGILNLLIQNGYTDEEFIQNHTNGFEETKELVKEFTPEYTSMITGVAPEKIIRAAEIYGMAPNAVVMFARGIEQQHKGVDNVSGYTNMALITGKIGRPKSGVATFTGQGNGQGGREHGQKSDLLPGYRKITNPEHVKEVCQVWGITPEEMPQAGVSAYEMFELMDKKEIRAMYLLCSNPAVSAPNLNFVRKAMKNLDFMVCADFYLSESAEFADVVLPAVTWSEDEGTVTNLEGRIIKINKAQEPIGESKPDWQIQVELAERLGRGKYFSHLKTAKDVADEFRLASKGGYADYYGATWDKIDKQDGVFWPCKDENDEGTPHMFLDKKFYHPDGKAKICALPYRPPAEEPDEKYPLRLTTGRVVYHYLSGNQTRRIQFLHDMCPEPYVEVHPETAEKYNIIHEERVRLFTRRGEAVYKVKITEAIRKDTVFVPYHFGHDDSINLLTIAALDPMSRMPEFKACAVQIEKLEIKKVQ; the protein is encoded by the coding sequence ATGCAAAGGGATAAGTTTTTTAAAGAAATCGAGAATTTGAATCATCCAAATGAGAAATTAATCAAAACTCACTGCAGCTATTGTGGAATGCAATGTGGAATGAACTTGAGGGTGAATACAGTTACTAATAAAATCATTGGCGTGGAGCCGCGTTATGACTGGCCGGTAACAGTTGGAAAAATGTGTCCAAAAGGGGTAACGGCTTACCAGCAAACGAACCATAATGATCGGTTATTAAAACCGCTAATCCGTGACGATGCATCATTAAAAGGAACAAAAGAAGGTTTCCGTGAAGCTAGCTGGGAAGAGGCATACGATCTAATCGTTAAAAACTTCACTAAACTTCAAAATGAATATGGAAAAGATTCAGTATCTGTATTTAGCGGTGTTTCAATGACAAATGAAAAATGCTATTTAACAGGAAAGTTTGCCCGTGTCGCACTGGGTACGCGCTACATTGATTATAATGGCCGTTTCTGTATGTCAAGTGCGGCTGGCGGATTCCTTCGTTCCTTCGGGGTTGACCGTGGATCAACATTGCCTTGGACAGATATTCATGAAACAGACTGCCTGTTTATTGCTGGAAGCAACACAGCTGAATGTCATCCAACTTCCATGTTCCGTATCTGGAACGTCCAGGAAAGAGGCGGTTATCTTATTGTAGCGGACCCACGGGAAACACCTATTGCGAGAAGAGCAGACGTTCATCTTGATTTACGTCCTGGTACAGACCTTGCGCTGGCAAACGGAATCTTAAATTTATTAATCCAAAACGGGTACACAGATGAGGAATTTATCCAAAACCATACAAATGGATTTGAAGAAACGAAAGAACTCGTTAAAGAGTTTACACCGGAATATACAAGCATGATAACAGGGGTTGCACCTGAAAAAATTATCCGTGCGGCAGAAATTTATGGTATGGCACCAAATGCAGTCGTAATGTTTGCCCGCGGAATTGAACAGCAGCATAAGGGTGTTGATAACGTATCTGGCTACACAAATATGGCGCTTATTACCGGGAAAATCGGTCGGCCAAAATCTGGAGTAGCAACATTCACTGGCCAAGGAAATGGTCAAGGTGGCCGTGAGCATGGTCAGAAGTCAGATTTGCTGCCAGGCTACCGCAAAATCACAAACCCAGAGCACGTAAAAGAGGTTTGCCAAGTATGGGGCATTACACCAGAGGAAATGCCGCAAGCAGGAGTTTCTGCTTATGAAATGTTCGAATTGATGGATAAAAAAGAAATTCGTGCAATGTATCTATTGTGTTCAAATCCTGCAGTTTCAGCACCAAATTTGAATTTTGTCAGAAAAGCGATGAAAAACTTAGACTTCATGGTCTGTGCGGACTTCTATCTTTCTGAATCTGCTGAATTCGCCGATGTCGTCCTTCCGGCAGTCACTTGGTCAGAGGATGAGGGGACAGTTACAAACCTTGAAGGCCGTATTATAAAAATTAATAAAGCACAAGAACCAATTGGCGAATCAAAGCCTGACTGGCAAATTCAGGTTGAGCTTGCTGAACGGTTAGGAAGAGGGAAATACTTCTCACACCTAAAAACAGCAAAAGATGTAGCAGATGAATTCAGATTAGCATCTAAAGGCGGCTATGCCGATTACTATGGTGCAACATGGGATAAAATCGATAAGCAAGATGGCGTATTTTGGCCATGTAAGGATGAAAATGATGAAGGTACACCACATATGTTCCTTGATAAAAAGTTCTATCATCCGGACGGAAAGGCAAAAATTTGTGCACTTCCATATCGCCCGCCAGCTGAAGAGCCGGATGAAAAATATCCGTTGCGCTTAACAACGGGACGTGTCGTTTACCACTATTTATCAGGGAATCAAACCCGCAGAATTCAATTCCTGCATGATATGTGTCCAGAACCATATGTTGAGGTGCATCCTGAAACCGCTGAAAAGTACAATATCATACATGAGGAAAGAGTTCGTCTTTTCACTAGAAGAGGCGAAGCTGTCTATAAAGTGAAAATTACTGAAGCGATCCGAAAAGATACTGTGTTTGTTCCATATCACTTCGGTCACGATGATTCTATTAATCTCTTAACGATTGCAGCGTTAGATCCAATGTCCCGGATGCCAGAATTTAAGGCCTGTGCTGTGCAAATTGAAAAACTAGAAATAAAGAAGGTGCAGTAA
- a CDS encoding aminodeoxychorismate/anthranilate synthase component II: protein MILLIDNYDSFTYNLYQYLGELGEEVHVARNDRISIEEINAMEPAAIVLSPGPGRPEDAGLCPAIIQAFYETTPILGICLGHQAIGYTFGADIKKANQIMHGKISKLKHNGLDLFEYLPQPIDIMRYHSLIISEETLPDSFKILAKSMDDNEIMAIKHKKFPLYGLQFHPESIGTMFGKRILENFLNHTGRELKNEKYLTENL from the coding sequence ATGATATTACTTATTGATAATTATGATTCATTTACTTATAACCTATACCAATACTTAGGTGAGCTGGGGGAGGAAGTACATGTTGCTAGGAACGACAGAATTTCAATTGAAGAAATTAATGCAATGGAGCCGGCTGCCATTGTCCTATCACCAGGGCCTGGCAGACCAGAGGATGCAGGCCTTTGTCCAGCAATTATTCAAGCCTTCTATGAGACGACTCCCATTTTGGGAATATGCCTTGGCCATCAAGCAATTGGATATACATTCGGAGCTGACATAAAGAAAGCAAACCAGATTATGCATGGGAAGATTTCTAAATTAAAGCATAATGGATTGGATTTATTTGAATATTTGCCACAGCCGATTGACATCATGCGATATCATTCATTAATTATTTCCGAGGAGACATTACCTGACAGCTTCAAGATACTTGCAAAATCGATGGATGACAACGAAATAATGGCGATCAAACATAAAAAGTTCCCGTTATATGGGCTGCAATTTCACCCAGAATCAATTGGTACTATGTTCGGGAAACGAATTTTGGAGAATTTCTTAAATCATACTGGGAGGGAATTAAAAAATGAAAAGTATCTTACAGAAAATCTCTAA
- the trpD gene encoding anthranilate phosphoribosyltransferase, which produces MKSILQKISNGDSLTEQEITEATELLFTEDISDSEIAGLLIGLKTKGETVEEIAGLAKALRGKSLTFNKKIPNVMDNCGTGGDGSKSFNISTTSAFVLAGAGIPVAKHGNRSVSSKTGSADVLEHLGVNLNLDAARTEEILQKVGIAFLFAPHVHPQLKRIMKVRKELRIPTVFNLIGPLTNPVDLETQLLGIYRRDYLVLFAEVLKALGRKRAVVLNGAGFMDEASLQGENHLVILENGSLTERVLHPEEVGLSVYTNDAIRGGDSRENARILLDVLNGKKGAYRDTVLLNAGIGIFTAGKSQTIQKGIEYAKESIDSGAALNKLEQLIHESKFMKEKVI; this is translated from the coding sequence ATGAAAAGTATCTTACAGAAAATCTCTAATGGAGATTCATTAACAGAACAAGAAATAACGGAAGCAACCGAGCTTTTATTTACAGAGGATATTTCCGATAGTGAAATTGCTGGTTTATTAATCGGTCTAAAAACGAAAGGGGAAACAGTTGAAGAAATTGCTGGCTTAGCAAAAGCGTTAAGGGGAAAATCACTGACGTTTAATAAGAAAATTCCGAATGTTATGGATAATTGCGGTACAGGTGGAGATGGGTCGAAGAGCTTTAATATAAGTACGACATCTGCTTTTGTTCTTGCAGGTGCTGGAATCCCGGTTGCCAAGCATGGTAACAGAAGTGTGTCAAGTAAAACAGGAAGTGCGGATGTATTAGAACATCTCGGTGTGAATTTAAATTTGGATGCTGCACGAACAGAGGAAATTTTACAAAAGGTAGGAATTGCCTTTTTATTCGCTCCTCATGTACACCCGCAGCTGAAAAGAATTATGAAGGTAAGAAAGGAATTGCGAATTCCGACTGTATTTAATTTAATTGGACCGCTCACAAATCCAGTTGATCTAGAAACACAGCTTCTTGGAATCTATCGCCGAGATTATCTTGTCCTATTTGCGGAAGTGTTAAAGGCATTAGGGAGGAAGCGTGCTGTTGTACTAAATGGAGCAGGATTTATGGATGAGGCGTCACTTCAGGGAGAGAATCACTTAGTGATCCTGGAAAATGGAAGCTTAACTGAAAGGGTGCTTCATCCAGAAGAGGTAGGCTTATCAGTTTACACGAATGATGCGATTCGCGGCGGCGATTCCAGAGAGAATGCACGTATCCTCTTGGATGTGTTAAATGGAAAGAAGGGAGCCTATCGCGATACCGTTCTCCTTAATGCAGGAATTGGAATTTTCACCGCAGGGAAATCGCAGACCATTCAAAAAGGAATTGAATATGCCAAGGAAAGCATTGATTCTGGAGCGGCACTAAATAAACTGGAACAGCTCATTCATGAGAGCAAATTTATGAAGGAAAAGGTGATTTGA